A genomic segment from Nodularia sphaerocarpa UHCC 0038 encodes:
- a CDS encoding DUF2973 domain-containing protein, whose amino-acid sequence MLHLLYILAFTILAVLAVANLIRNLIMFSFDRERVYPGKYSSMDNQGYMSSRKQFIPHPELLDNAGNLIKEPLLVMRSVNVEDARQQLDALYESSPGQKSDRPEEA is encoded by the coding sequence ATGTTACACCTACTTTACATTCTGGCTTTTACAATTCTGGCTGTTCTAGCCGTAGCTAACTTAATCCGCAACTTGATTATGTTCAGTTTTGATCGAGAACGAGTTTATCCCGGTAAATACTCATCAATGGATAATCAAGGCTATATGTCTTCCAGAAAACAATTTATTCCCCACCCAGAATTATTAGATAACGCGGGTAATTTAATTAAAGAACCTCTGTTAGTCATGCGTTCAGTTAACGTTGAAGATGCTCGTCAACAGTTAGATGCTCTTTATGAATCTTCTCCAGGACAAAAAAGCGACCGTCCAGAAGAGGCTTAA
- a CDS encoding DUF488 family protein, whose protein sequence is MSEQVNLFTIGFTQKKAEQFFETLIKAGVKRVIDTRLNNVSQLAGFAKKNDLEYFLRKIGEIEYIHILDLAPTKDILEEYKKKQINWALYEKRFNQLITERQIEKKVNSDLLDEACLLCSEAKPHNCHRRLVAEYLQSKLNTPIKIHHL, encoded by the coding sequence ATGAGCGAGCAAGTTAATCTATTTACTATTGGCTTTACTCAGAAAAAAGCCGAGCAGTTCTTTGAAACACTTATCAAAGCCGGGGTTAAGCGAGTCATTGACACTCGACTTAATAATGTTTCCCAATTGGCAGGATTTGCCAAAAAGAATGATTTAGAGTATTTTCTCCGTAAAATTGGAGAAATTGAATATATCCATATTCTTGATTTAGCTCCAACTAAAGATATTCTCGAAGAATATAAAAAAAAGCAAATAAACTGGGCATTATATGAAAAGAGGTTCAATCAACTCATCACAGAGAGACAGATTGAGAAGAAGGTTAATTCAGACCTTTTAGATGAAGCTTGCCTGTTGTGTAGTGAAGCAAAGCCTCATAATTGCCATCGTCGGTTAGTTGCTGAGTATTTGCAAAGTAAGCTAAACACACCTATCAAAATTCATCACCTCTAA
- a CDS encoding dual OB domain-containing protein encodes MPIFEIICLAKSTKHGGICIAGLKTDGSGWLRPVSHKRDGTLYPEHYTLTNDSEPQLFDIIRISCTKPEPKCHQPENWLIDSRKSWEVLGSLTLSQARSLLIPEIQRHSSPELLGTSDKQIFYENLEKSSAQSSLALIKPDQIQWQVKKKFHNEKKFRCLFFLSGSFYDLPITDPIWTDKLDYFEEGIYSCEEVIEELKLYNFEPDKFRLTISLSEPFIPFGQEKKSCYKLVAAVINVADVKQRLGWL; translated from the coding sequence ATGCCTATTTTTGAAATTATCTGCCTTGCCAAATCTACTAAACATGGCGGAATTTGTATTGCTGGTTTGAAAACAGATGGTTCGGGTTGGCTGCGTCCAGTCTCTCATAAAAGAGATGGTACTCTATACCCAGAACATTATACTCTAACCAATGACAGTGAACCTCAACTTTTTGACATTATCAGAATTTCATGTACTAAACCTGAGCCAAAATGCCACCAACCTGAAAATTGGTTAATAGATTCAAGGAAATCATGGGAAGTATTAGGAAGTTTAACTTTAAGTCAAGCTAGAAGTTTGCTAATTCCAGAAATCCAAAGACATTCTTCTCCAGAACTGTTAGGTACTTCAGATAAGCAGATTTTTTATGAAAATTTAGAAAAATCATCTGCTCAGTCTTCATTAGCACTCATAAAACCAGACCAAATTCAGTGGCAAGTTAAAAAAAAATTTCATAATGAGAAGAAATTCAGATGTCTTTTCTTTTTATCTGGAAGCTTTTATGATTTACCCATTACAGATCCAATATGGACAGATAAGCTTGATTATTTTGAAGAGGGAATATATTCTTGTGAAGAAGTTATAGAAGAATTAAAATTGTATAACTTTGAGCCGGATAAATTCAGACTTACTATCAGCTTAAGTGAACCTTTCATCCCTTTTGGTCAAGAAAAAAAGTCTTGCTATAAATTAGTTGCAGCCGTTATTAATGTTGCAGATGTGAAGCAACGTTTAGGATGGCTTTAA
- the thrB gene encoding homoserine kinase, with protein sequence MSVISSITVTVPATTANLGPGFDCIGAALTLYNKFKFTRLDEGGLIIAVTGAEAERVQTDESNLLYQAFVKLYQYIGQTPPSVKMEIQLGVPLARGLGSSATAIVGGLVGANQLAGAPLTQLQVMELAIAMEGHPDNVVPALLGGCRLAATSAENWSICDIPWDENIVPVLAIPDFELSTSEARQVLPTQVSRADAIFNTAHLGLLLRGLQTGKGEWLSTALQDKLHQPYRQALIPGYDAVNAAAMKAGAYGMVISGAGPTLLALVDKLHSQAVEAAMLSAWQSTGITATVRSLSLDTQGASYQG encoded by the coding sequence ATGTCTGTTATTTCTAGTATCACTGTTACCGTTCCCGCCACTACAGCTAACTTGGGGCCTGGTTTTGACTGTATCGGTGCAGCCTTAACGCTGTACAACAAGTTTAAATTCACTCGTCTAGATGAGGGTGGATTAATTATTGCTGTCACAGGTGCAGAAGCTGAAAGAGTGCAAACCGATGAAAGTAATCTGCTTTATCAGGCTTTTGTCAAGTTATATCAATATATAGGACAAACACCGCCATCGGTAAAAATGGAAATTCAGCTTGGTGTACCACTAGCGAGAGGTTTGGGTAGTTCAGCTACAGCCATTGTCGGCGGGTTGGTGGGTGCTAATCAATTAGCGGGTGCGCCTTTGACTCAATTACAGGTGATGGAATTAGCGATCGCAATGGAAGGACATCCTGATAATGTAGTTCCAGCACTATTGGGGGGATGTCGTCTCGCTGCTACCAGTGCCGAGAATTGGTCAATTTGTGATATTCCTTGGGATGAAAATATTGTCCCAGTCTTAGCTATTCCTGATTTTGAGCTTTCCACCAGTGAAGCGCGACAAGTTTTACCCACTCAAGTCAGTCGTGCAGATGCAATTTTCAACACAGCACATTTGGGGTTATTGTTGCGCGGTTTGCAAACAGGTAAGGGAGAATGGTTAAGCACAGCTTTACAAGATAAATTGCATCAACCATATCGCCAAGCTTTGATTCCTGGTTACGATGCTGTGAATGCAGCTGCAATGAAAGCTGGTGCTTATGGCATGGTAATTAGTGGTGCAGGACCGACACTGTTAGCCTTAGTAGATAAGTTGCATTCCCAGGCTGTAGAAGCGGCGATGTTATCAGCTTGGCAATCAACAGGAATTACCGCCACAGTGCGATCGCTTTCTCTGGATACCCAAGGTGCAAGCTACCAAGGATAA
- a CDS encoding DUF1257 domain-containing protein produces the protein MSHFSTLRTKITDAEILKSSLRDLGISVKTEADVRGYNGQRVRSDIVAVLEGEYDLGWSRNSDGSFDLIADLWGVAKKHNQTELINSINQKYAVNKTLSEVKQRGLQNANVKLVLQ, from the coding sequence ATGTCTCATTTTAGCACACTGCGTACCAAAATCACCGATGCTGAGATCCTCAAGTCTTCTTTGCGCGACTTAGGTATAAGCGTGAAGACTGAAGCGGATGTTCGTGGTTACAATGGTCAGCGCGTTCGCTCCGACATCGTAGCTGTTTTGGAAGGTGAATATGATCTAGGTTGGTCTCGCAATAGCGATGGTTCCTTTGACCTTATCGCTGACCTGTGGGGCGTTGCTAAGAAGCACAATCAGACCGAGTTGATCAACTCCATCAACCAAAAGTATGCTGTTAACAAAACCTTGTCTGAAGTAAAACAGCGCGGTCTGCAAAACGCCAATGTCAAGTTGGTATTGCAATAG
- a CDS encoding amylo-alpha-1,6-glucosidase, with translation MTQDTLKTLEKISLDGKTFTPAAQLPIPEWPCVVGERPQPTLTVKDDDLFLVTDTMGNISGCSLQDGNPNVGLFCADTRFLNRLELQIGGRSPILLSSTAEKGFSISVLCTNPNLDEHLKAETVGIRREIVLNGALFEEIEISNYSTTNVSFELSISFDADFVDLFEVRGAKREQRGKLLRLVESTDQDSLTLAYQGLDGLLMESRIQFQYRQPDDFKGYTAIWRLELASHETEKLGYRVNMLTNNQPSSTVSAAFTLVQAKAAELMEEQEWIQKITQIRSDKSIFNRVIERAEQDMYLLRQSFGKNKTVSAGVPWFSALFGRDSLITASQTLMLNPEIAKETLMILASYQGKTEDDWREEEPGKILHELRYGEMARCEEIPHTPYYGTVDATPLWLMLYAEYYAWTHDQETLEKLWPNALAAMEWIDRHLKQSSYLTYYCKSKRGLTNQGWKDSGDCIVNHKGELANGPIALSEVQAYVYAAKIKLAEVAKMKKRLDLAERWLDEARHLKVRFNQDFWIKDQDFCALALDGDGQPVESITSNPGHCLNLGIFTPEKAYSVAERLRAPDMFNGWGIRTLSSLSPAYNPMGYHIGSVWPHDNSLIAMGLRSLGLIDQALEVFQGLFDMTSQQPYQRPPELFCGYERNGDHAPVQYPVACSPQAWATGTIFQLLQMVVNLVPDAQNNCLRIIDPTLPESINRLSFHNLKVGATILDLEFERSGNTTACRVVKKRGNLRVVIEA, from the coding sequence ATGACACAGGATACACTCAAGACCCTGGAAAAAATTTCTTTAGATGGCAAAACTTTTACTCCCGCAGCACAATTACCTATACCGGAATGGCCTTGTGTTGTCGGTGAAAGACCACAACCAACTTTGACGGTTAAAGATGATGATTTATTTTTAGTCACAGATACAATGGGGAACATTTCTGGCTGTTCTCTACAGGATGGTAATCCTAACGTAGGATTATTTTGTGCTGACACCAGATTTCTCAATCGTCTAGAGTTGCAAATTGGCGGGCGATCGCCTATTCTTCTGAGCAGTACTGCTGAAAAAGGATTTTCAATTTCCGTTCTATGTACTAACCCCAATCTTGACGAACACCTAAAAGCTGAAACCGTCGGTATTCGCCGAGAAATTGTCCTCAATGGGGCGCTATTTGAAGAAATTGAAATATCTAATTACAGCACCACAAACGTCAGCTTTGAATTAAGTATCAGCTTCGATGCCGATTTTGTGGATTTATTTGAAGTTCGCGGTGCCAAGAGAGAACAACGGGGTAAACTTTTACGTTTAGTAGAATCCACAGATCAAGACTCCTTGACCTTAGCCTATCAAGGTTTGGACGGCTTATTAATGGAATCCCGTATCCAATTCCAGTATCGCCAACCAGACGATTTCAAAGGTTACACAGCTATTTGGCGGTTGGAATTAGCTTCTCACGAAACCGAAAAGCTGGGTTACAGAGTCAATATGTTGACCAACAATCAGCCCAGTTCTACGGTGAGCGCTGCTTTTACCTTAGTACAAGCCAAAGCTGCTGAGTTGATGGAAGAGCAAGAATGGATACAGAAAATTACACAAATTAGATCAGATAAAAGTATCTTTAATCGTGTAATTGAGCGCGCCGAGCAAGATATGTATTTGTTGCGTCAGTCTTTTGGGAAGAATAAGACTGTTTCCGCCGGTGTCCCTTGGTTTTCGGCATTATTTGGCAGAGATTCGCTGATTACAGCTTCCCAAACTCTCATGCTAAATCCCGAAATTGCCAAAGAAACCTTAATGATATTAGCCTCATATCAAGGTAAAACAGAAGATGATTGGCGCGAAGAAGAACCAGGGAAAATTTTACACGAGTTACGGTATGGGGAAATGGCGCGGTGTGAAGAAATTCCCCATACACCCTACTACGGCACAGTTGATGCGACTCCCTTGTGGTTGATGTTGTATGCTGAATATTACGCTTGGACTCACGATCAAGAAACTCTAGAGAAACTTTGGCCCAATGCTCTAGCAGCGATGGAATGGATTGATCGTCACCTCAAACAAAGTAGCTATTTGACTTATTACTGTAAATCTAAACGCGGTCTGACTAACCAAGGATGGAAAGATTCTGGTGACTGTATCGTAAACCATAAGGGTGAATTAGCCAATGGTCCCATTGCTTTGAGTGAGGTACAAGCTTACGTTTATGCAGCCAAAATTAAGCTAGCAGAAGTCGCTAAGATGAAGAAGCGGCTAGATTTAGCAGAACGCTGGCTAGATGAGGCTAGACACCTGAAGGTGCGTTTTAATCAAGATTTTTGGATTAAAGACCAAGATTTCTGCGCCTTGGCTTTAGATGGCGATGGTCAACCAGTGGAAAGTATTACATCTAATCCTGGACACTGTTTAAATTTAGGAATTTTCACACCGGAAAAAGCCTACAGTGTGGCGGAACGGTTGCGCGCGCCAGATATGTTTAATGGTTGGGGGATTCGGACTTTGAGCAGTTTGTCACCAGCGTATAATCCAATGGGTTATCATATTGGTTCAGTTTGGCCTCATGATAATTCTCTCATTGCTATGGGATTGCGATCGCTCGGTTTGATTGATCAAGCTTTAGAAGTTTTCCAAGGTTTGTTTGATATGACTAGTCAACAACCATATCAACGTCCTCCAGAACTTTTCTGCGGTTACGAACGCAATGGAGACCATGCGCCGGTACAGTATCCTGTTGCTTGTTCACCACAAGCTTGGGCGACTGGTACTATATTTCAACTGCTGCAAATGGTAGTTAATTTAGTCCCTGATGCTCAAAATAATTGCTTACGAATTATTGATCCGACTTTACCAGAATCAATTAATCGTCTATCGTTTCATAATCTCAAAGTTGGCGCTACTATCCTGGATTTGGAGTTTGAGCGCTCTGGAAATACTACAGCTTGTCGGGTTGTGAAAAAACGCGGTAATCTGCGGGTGGTTATTGAAGCGTAA
- a CDS encoding DUF488 family protein, with product MKIFTIGHSNHSIETFIENLKQNGITAVADVRSSPYSQRFPHFNQSAFKKALQTVDIAYVSLGDNLGARPNDRSCYVEGMARYDLISATKAFATGLNRLIKGAEQHQISLMCAEQDPIVCHRAILVCPYLKKTGLEINHIHKNGDLESHECLEDRLLKQHNLYKLLPDNQNCVKQLSLFDMRPIDTIEKPLSREELIQKAYQLQGDRIAYVERTYTETEDSHERAS from the coding sequence ATGAAAATATTCACTATTGGACACTCCAATCATTCAATTGAAACTTTTATTGAAAATTTGAAACAAAATGGAATTACGGCTGTAGCAGATGTACGCTCTAGCCCTTATAGCCAGAGATTTCCACATTTCAATCAATCTGCTTTTAAAAAAGCACTCCAAACCGTAGATATTGCATATGTCAGCCTTGGCGATAATTTAGGCGCTCGTCCTAATGATCGAAGCTGTTACGTAGAGGGTATGGCTCGTTATGATTTAATTAGTGCCACCAAAGCTTTTGCAACAGGGTTAAATCGTCTGATTAAGGGTGCTGAACAACATCAAATTAGTTTAATGTGTGCTGAACAAGACCCTATTGTTTGCCATAGAGCTATTTTGGTTTGTCCATATTTGAAAAAGACAGGTTTAGAAATTAACCATATTCATAAAAATGGTGACTTAGAATCACATGAATGTTTAGAAGATAGACTATTAAAGCAGCATAATTTATATAAACTGTTGCCTGATAACCAAAATTGTGTTAAACAACTTTCTCTCTTTGATATGCGACCTATAGATACTATAGAAAAACCTCTTTCTCGTGAGGAGTTAATTCAAAAAGCATATCAGCTACAAGGTGACAGAATAGCGTATGTAGAACGGACATATACAGAAACAGAAGATTCTCATGAGCGAGCAAGTTAA
- a CDS encoding DUF2605 domain-containing protein, translating into MRDSNLPGAEMLKTVLEPLLEDFNYWFARSRELLETGQLSFMSHEEQSDLLLRVKQAQEELNAAKMLFSATDGQVGIEMTTLMPWHRLVTECWNVSMRFRQSQQV; encoded by the coding sequence ATGCGAGACTCGAATTTACCAGGGGCTGAGATGCTGAAAACGGTGTTAGAACCTCTACTAGAGGATTTTAATTATTGGTTTGCGCGATCGCGTGAATTGTTAGAAACCGGGCAACTCTCATTTATGAGTCATGAGGAGCAATCAGATTTACTTTTGCGAGTCAAGCAAGCGCAAGAGGAGCTAAATGCAGCAAAAATGCTATTTTCCGCCACAGATGGACAAGTAGGTATTGAGATGACCACCTTAATGCCTTGGCACAGATTGGTAACAGAATGCTGGAATGTATCAATGCGCTTTCGTCAGTCACAGCAAGTCTGA
- a CDS encoding NAD(P)H-quinone oxidoreductase subunit 4, with protein sequence MNAIEFPWLSAIILLPLVAALAIPFIPDKEGKTVRWYGLGVAIADFALIISAFWYSYDFQNPTLQLVENYAWVPQLGLNWSVGVDGLSMPLLLLTGLINTLAIFAAWKVTIKPRLFYALMLVMYSAQIGVFVAQDLLLFFLMWEIELVPVYLLISIWGGQNRRYAATKFILYTAAASIFILVAGFAMAFSGDTVTFDMATLGMKQYPKALELLTYAGFLIAFGVKMPIFPLHTWLPDAHGEASAPGSMILAGVLLKMGGYALIRFNVEMLPNAHVYFAPVLAVLGVVNIVYGACCAFAQTNLKRRLAYSSIAHMGFVLIGIASYTEIGISGAVLQMVSHGLIAASLFFLSGVTYERTHTLMMDKMGGMAKVMPRTFAVFTIGAMASLALPGMSGFVGELMVFLGIASSDVYSSSFKIVVIVLSAVGVILTPIYLLSMLRQVFYGEQNAELHLDTVVADIKPRELFITACLIIPIIGIGFYPKLVTQTYDVKAVELAAHARQVLPVFARQQPASLYSSIFTTPTLASSQVDTVVNLSE encoded by the coding sequence ATGAATGCTATTGAATTTCCCTGGCTGTCAGCCATAATTTTATTGCCCCTGGTGGCTGCCTTAGCCATCCCTTTCATCCCAGATAAAGAAGGCAAAACTGTTCGCTGGTATGGTTTGGGAGTGGCGATCGCCGATTTTGCCCTGATAATTTCTGCCTTTTGGTATAGCTACGACTTCCAAAACCCCACACTGCAACTCGTAGAAAACTATGCTTGGGTTCCACAATTAGGATTAAATTGGTCAGTCGGTGTTGATGGTTTATCAATGCCCTTACTATTATTAACCGGCTTAATTAACACACTGGCAATCTTCGCGGCATGGAAAGTCACCATTAAGCCGCGATTGTTTTATGCGTTGATGTTAGTGATGTACAGCGCCCAGATAGGCGTATTTGTCGCCCAAGACTTGCTATTATTCTTCTTAATGTGGGAAATCGAGTTAGTACCTGTGTACCTGCTGATTTCTATTTGGGGAGGACAAAACCGCCGTTACGCAGCGACAAAATTCATTCTCTATACAGCCGCAGCCTCAATATTTATCTTGGTAGCTGGTTTTGCAATGGCATTCTCAGGAGATACCGTCACCTTCGACATGGCGACTCTGGGAATGAAGCAATACCCCAAAGCCTTAGAATTATTAACTTATGCAGGATTCTTAATCGCCTTCGGTGTGAAGATGCCCATCTTCCCCTTACACACTTGGCTACCTGATGCCCACGGAGAAGCATCTGCACCTGGTTCCATGATTTTGGCTGGTGTGTTGTTAAAAATGGGTGGTTATGCACTCATCCGCTTCAACGTTGAAATGTTGCCTAATGCCCATGTTTACTTTGCCCCAGTTCTAGCAGTATTAGGTGTAGTAAATATTGTCTACGGTGCTTGCTGCGCCTTTGCCCAAACAAATCTTAAACGCCGCTTGGCTTACTCTTCAATTGCCCACATGGGATTTGTCTTAATCGGCATAGCATCTTATACAGAGATTGGGATTAGCGGTGCTGTATTACAGATGGTTTCCCACGGTTTAATTGCTGCTAGCTTGTTCTTCTTATCTGGTGTAACTTACGAACGTACCCACACCTTGATGATGGACAAAATGGGCGGTATGGCGAAAGTAATGCCCAGAACCTTCGCAGTATTTACAATTGGTGCAATGGCTTCTCTCGCTTTACCCGGAATGAGTGGCTTCGTGGGTGAATTGATGGTATTCCTCGGTATCGCTTCCAGCGATGTTTACAGTTCCAGCTTTAAAATTGTAGTCATCGTGTTGTCGGCGGTAGGTGTGATTTTAACTCCAATTTACTTACTATCAATGTTACGCCAAGTGTTCTACGGTGAACAAAACGCAGAATTACATCTAGATACTGTAGTTGCTGACATCAAACCCCGTGAATTGTTTATCACAGCTTGTTTGATAATTCCCATCATCGGTATCGGTTTCTATCCCAAGTTAGTTACGCAGACTTACGATGTGAAAGCAGTCGAACTAGCAGCCCATGCGCGTCAAGTTCTACCAGTATTCGCACGTCAGCAACCCGCAAGTCTTTACTCTAGTATCTTCACTACACCAACCTTAGCTTCATCTCAAGTCGATACTGTAGTTAATCTCTCAGAGTAA
- the thrS gene encoding threonine--tRNA ligase, whose translation MVQQPMSPNSSLVKSEQPEKIYLPRTSESETLKQIRHTASHVMAMAVQKLFPKAQVTIGPWIENGFYYDFDSPEPFSENDLKAIKKEMVKIINRKLPVIREEVSREEAEKRISAIQEPYKLEILGDIKQEPITIYHLGNEWWDLCAGPHVENTSELNPKAIELESVAGAYWRGDETKAQLQRIYATAWESPEQLAEYKRRKEEALRRDHRKLGKELGLFIFSEQVGPGLPLWTPKGTLLRSVLEDFLKKEQLKRGYLPVVTPHIARVDLFKTSGHWQKYKEDMFPLMSDDEEAAALEQGFVLKPMNCPFHIQIYKSELRSYRELPIRFAEFGTVYRYEQSGELGGLTRVRGFTVDDSHLFVTPEQLDSEFLNVVDLILSVFKSLQLKNFKARLSFRDPASDKYIGSNEVWDKAEGAIRRAVEKLGMNYFEGIGEAAFYGPKLDFIFSDALEREWQLGTVQVDYNLPERFDLEYVAEDGSRQRPVMIHRAPFGSLERLIGILIEEYAGDFPLWLAPVQARLLPVGEAQLDFAKDVAAKMVAEGIRAEVDTSGDRLGKIIRNAEKQKIPVMAVIGAKEVESNSLSIRTRASGELGAIPVDEVVDKMKSAIANFENF comes from the coding sequence ATGGTTCAGCAGCCGATGTCGCCAAATTCATCTCTCGTGAAATCAGAACAACCTGAAAAAATTTATTTACCTCGTACCAGCGAATCGGAAACATTAAAGCAGATTCGCCACACAGCTTCCCACGTAATGGCAATGGCGGTACAAAAGCTGTTTCCTAAAGCGCAAGTTACAATCGGTCCCTGGATTGAAAACGGTTTTTACTACGACTTCGATAGTCCAGAACCATTTAGCGAAAATGATTTGAAAGCCATCAAGAAAGAGATGGTGAAGATTATTAATCGCAAATTACCTGTAATTCGGGAAGAAGTCAGCCGCGAAGAAGCCGAAAAAAGGATTTCGGCAATTCAGGAACCTTACAAATTAGAAATCCTGGGAGATATTAAACAAGAACCCATCACAATTTACCATCTGGGGAATGAATGGTGGGATTTGTGCGCTGGACCTCATGTAGAAAACACCAGCGAATTAAACCCTAAAGCTATTGAATTAGAAAGTGTGGCTGGGGCTTATTGGCGTGGGGATGAAACCAAAGCGCAGTTACAACGCATCTATGCGACTGCGTGGGAAAGTCCAGAACAACTGGCTGAATATAAGCGTCGCAAAGAAGAAGCGTTACGAAGAGACCACCGGAAACTCGGTAAGGAACTGGGTTTATTTATATTTTCCGAACAAGTGGGGCCGGGTTTACCTTTGTGGACTCCCAAAGGTACTTTGTTGCGGAGTGTGTTAGAAGATTTCCTCAAGAAGGAACAGCTAAAGCGGGGTTATTTACCTGTAGTAACGCCGCATATTGCGAGAGTGGATTTATTTAAAACTTCTGGACACTGGCAAAAGTATAAAGAAGATATGTTTCCCCTGATGTCGGATGATGAGGAAGCCGCAGCTTTAGAGCAGGGTTTTGTCCTCAAGCCGATGAATTGTCCCTTCCATATCCAAATATACAAGAGTGAGTTACGTTCCTACCGGGAATTACCAATTAGATTCGCTGAATTTGGTACTGTTTACCGCTACGAACAATCAGGAGAATTGGGTGGTTTAACCAGAGTGCGCGGTTTTACTGTGGATGATTCACACTTGTTTGTCACTCCTGAACAGCTAGACAGTGAATTTCTCAACGTGGTGGATTTGATTCTGTCGGTGTTTAAGAGTCTGCAATTGAAGAATTTTAAAGCTAGACTCAGTTTCCGCGACCCAGCCAGTGATAAGTATATCGGTTCTAATGAAGTTTGGGATAAAGCCGAAGGTGCAATTCGCCGCGCTGTGGAAAAGTTGGGAATGAATTACTTTGAGGGGATTGGGGAAGCGGCGTTTTATGGCCCCAAACTAGATTTTATCTTTAGTGATGCCTTAGAACGAGAATGGCAATTAGGAACTGTTCAGGTAGATTACAATTTACCTGAACGCTTTGATTTGGAATATGTGGCTGAAGATGGTTCCCGCCAACGTCCAGTGATGATTCACCGTGCGCCGTTTGGTTCTTTAGAACGATTGATTGGGATTTTGATTGAAGAGTATGCTGGTGATTTTCCTTTATGGTTAGCACCTGTACAAGCGAGATTGTTACCAGTGGGTGAAGCACAGCTAGATTTTGCTAAGGATGTCGCCGCGAAAATGGTGGCTGAGGGTATCCGGGCTGAAGTTGATACCAGTGGCGATCGCCTGGGTAAAATCATCCGCAATGCAGAGAAACAAAAAATACCAGTCATGGCGGTGATCGGAGCCAAAGAAGTTGAATCTAACAGCTTGAGTATCCGTACCCGTGCTTCTGGAGAGTTGGGAGCTATCCCTGTGGATGAGGTTGTGGATAAAATGAAGAGTGCGATCGCTAACTTCGAGAACTTCTAG